Proteins from a genomic interval of Lonchura striata isolate bLonStr1 chromosome 21, bLonStr1.mat, whole genome shotgun sequence:
- the LOC144247285 gene encoding olfactory receptor 14A16-like codes for MSNSSSISHFLLLALADTRQLQLLHFCLFLGISLAALLGNGLIISAVACGHHLHTPMFFFLLNLALSDLGSICTTVPKAMHNSLWDTRNVSYTGCAAQLFFFLFFISTEFYLLTIMCYDRYVSICKPLHYGTLLGSRTCAHMAAAAWASGFLYSLLHTANTFSLPLCHGNALGQFFCEIPQILKLSCSKSYLKEFGLIVFSISLLVACFVFIVFSYVQIFRAVLRIPSEQGRHKAFSTCLPHLAVVFLFLSTGTVAYLKPPSMSSPSLDMALSVLYSVVPPALNPLIYSLRNQEFKAAVRRLMTGCFQEH; via the coding sequence atgtccaacagcagctccatcagccacttcctcctgctggccctggcagacacgcggcagctgcagctcctgcacttctgcctcttcctgggcatctccctggctgccctcctgggcaacggcctcatcatcagcgccgtagcctgcggccaccacctgcacacgcccatgttcttcttcctgctcaacctggccctcagcgacctgggctccatctgcaccactgtccccaaagccatgcacaattccctctgggacaccaggaacgtctcctacacaggatgtgctgcccagctctttttctttctcttcttcatctcaaCAGAGTTTTatctcctgaccatcatgtgctacgaccgctacgtgtccatctgcaaacccctgcactacgggaccctcctgggcagcagaacttgtgcccacatggcagcagctgcctgggccagtggcttCCTCtattcactgctgcacacagccaatacattttcccttcccctgtgccatggcaatgccctgggccagttcttctgtgaaatcccacagatcctcaagctctcctgctccaaatcctaccTGAAGGAATTTGGGCTCATTGTGTTTTCGATTTCTTTACTCGTTGCCTgctttgtgttcattgttttctcctatgtgcagatcttcagggctgtgctgaggatcccctctgagcagggacggcacaaagccttttccacctgcctccctcacctggctgtggtcttcCTGTTCCTCAGCACTGGCACAGTTGCttacctgaagcccccctcgatgtcctccccatccctggatatggctctgtcagttctgtactcggtggtgcctccagccctgaaccccctcatctacagcctgaggaaccaagagttcaaggctgcagtgaggagactgatgacaggatgctttcaggaacattaa